In one window of Gossypium arboreum isolate Shixiya-1 chromosome 4, ASM2569848v2, whole genome shotgun sequence DNA:
- the LOC108458689 gene encoding protein MAIN-LIKE 1-like: MAPSIKNDDHISNTVNNMGSYRTLRGRVNGLRYSPNAQLMPCSELAGFRLAALIQTFDLRYDLISALVERWHLETHTFHLPCGECTVTLEDVALQLGLPIDGSAVTGISVIAESAALYYSLLGASSVDDESNFTGLKFTWLQANFEHLSVNATEDELMCAARAYIMHIIGGVLMPDANKNRVHLIYLPLLANLQNVHSYNYGFAVLAILYREFFRTTKPDAIDIGRCLVLLQSWALYQMPFLASVRHQPYVFPLVNR; the protein is encoded by the exons ATGGCTCCATCGATTAAAAACGATGATCACATATCAAACACAGTTAATAATATG GGCTCGTACCGCACATTAAGGGGTCGAGTGAATGGTTTAAGATATTCTCCGAATGCACAACTGATGCCATGCTCGGAGTTAGCTGGATTCAGGTTAGCAGCATTGATCCAGACGTTTGATTTGCGGTACGATTTAATATCCGCATTAGTCGAGCGTTGGCACCTGGAGACCCACACTTTCCATTTGCCGTGTGGGGAGTGCACTGTCACTCTGGAGGATGTTGCATTGCAACTTGGGCTCCCAATCGATGGGAGTGCCGTAACAGGCATAAGTGTGATAGCTGAGTCGGCTGCCCTTTATTATAGCCTACTAGGAGCCTCGTCTGTCGATGATGAGTCCAATTTTACGGGTTTGAAATTTACATGGCTGCAAGCCAATTTTGAACATTTATCAGTTAATGCCACTGAGGATGAGTTGATGTGCGCAGCTCGAGCGtacattatgcatattatagGGGGTGTACTGATGCCCGATGCGAATAAAAACAGGGTTCATTTGATATATTTACCCCTATTAGCTAATTTGCAGAATGTTCACTCGTATAATTATGGTTTCGCAGTTCTGGCTATATTGTATCGTGAGTTTTTTCGGACGACAAAGCCTGATGCCATAGACATAGGTAGATGCCTTGTATTGCTGCAGTCATGGGCTCTTTACCagatgccattcttggcatcagTTAGGCACCAACCATATGTATTTCCACTAGTGAATAGGTGA